A stretch of the Medicago truncatula cultivar Jemalong A17 chromosome 5, MtrunA17r5.0-ANR, whole genome shotgun sequence genome encodes the following:
- the LOC11412166 gene encoding AAA-ATPase At5g17760, giving the protein MFSQREMPSPSTIFSAYASMTASIMLLRSMAQELIPQPIRGYLYNTFRYLIKPRSPTLTLIIEESTGITRNQVYDAAESYLSTKVTPENERLKISKVPKEKKLTIRLEKGEKLTDIYNGFPLKWRFICAETEKNSANDMHNNNNSVSVRSEKKYFELSFHKKYKEVVLDSYLPFILDKAKEMKDEERVLKMHTLNTAYCYSGVKWDSINLEHPSTFETLAMEPDMKNVIIEDLNMFVKRREFYKKVGRAWKRGYLLYGPPGTGKSSLIAAMANYLKFDIFDLQLGNIVRDSDLRKLLLATANRSILVIEDIDCSIDIPERRHGEGRKQQNDIQLTLSGLLNFIDGLWSSCGDERIIIFTTNHKERLDPALLRPGRMDMHIHMSYCSYEGFKILASNYLDISHDNPFFGEIEGLIEDIQITPAQVAEELMKNEDAEATLEGFVKLLKRKKMEGDVCENNNNKIEQQSKKRKVVGCKQKRGGGNSKSNVVVTQRRTRGYKRGSSL; this is encoded by the exons ATGTTTTCTCAAAGAGAAATGCCTTCACCATCTACAATTTTCTCAGCTTATGCATCCATGACAGCTTCCATCATGCTGCTTCGTTCCATGGCACAAGAACTCATCCCTCAACCAATTCGTGGCTACCTTTACAACACCTTCCGCTACCTCATTAAACCACGTTCCCCTACACTCACACTCATCATAGAAGAATCAACAGGCATAACACGTAACCAAGTTTATGATGCAGCTGAGTCTTATCTCTCAACTAAAGTCACCCCTGAAAATGAAAGACTCAAAATCAGCAAAGTCCCAAAAGAGAAAAAACTCACTATTCGGTTAGAAAAAGGCGAAAAATTAACCGATATTTACAACGGTTTTCCTCTCAAATGGAGATTCATTTGTGCTGAAACTGagaaaaacagtgcaaatgatatgcacaacaataataacagtGTATCTGTTAGAtcagagaaaaaatattttgaactaagttttcacaaaaagtATAAGGAAGTTGTTTTGGATTCTTATCTTCCTTTCATTCTTGATAAAGCTAAAGAAATGAAAGATGAAGAAAGAGTGTTGAAAATGCATACATTAAACACTGCTTATTGTTATAGCGGTGTGAAATGGGATTCAATAAATCTTGAACATCCTTCAACATTTGAAACACTTGCTATGGAGCCAGACATGAAGAATGTTATTATAGAAGATTTGAACATGTTTgtgaagagaagagagtttTATAAGAAAGTTGGTAGGGCTTGGAAACGTGGTTATTTGTTGTATGGTCCTCCAGGAACTGGGAAATCTAGTTTGATTGCTGCTATGGCTAATTATTTGAAGTTTGATATATTTGATCTTCAACTTGGTAACATTGTTAGAGATTCTGATCTTAGAAAGTTGCTTCTTGCTACTGCTAATAGGTCTATTTTGGTTATTGAAGATATTGATTGCAGTATTGATATTCCTGAGAGGAGGCATGGAGAAGGACGTAAACAGCAAAATGATATACAG TTGACACTATCTGGATTATTGAACTTTATAGATGGATTATGGTCAAGTTGTGGAGACGAGAGAATCATCATATTTACAACTAACCACAAAGAAAGATTGGATCCAGCACTTTTAAGGCCAGGAAGAATGGACATGCACATTCACATGTCTTATTGTTCTTATGAAGGTTTCAAAATTTTAGCTTCAAACTACTTGGATATTTCCCATGATAACCCTTTCTTTGGAGAGATTGAAGGACTAATTGAAGACATACAAATAACACCTGCACAAGTTGCCGAGGAATTGATGAAGAACGAAGACGCGGAGGCGACGCTGGAAGGATTTGTGAAGTTGttgaagaggaagaaaatgGAAGGTGATGTGTGTgagaataataacaataaaatagaaCAACAGTCTAAAAAGCGTAAGGTGGTTGGTTGCAAGCAAAAACGAGGTGGTGGGAATAGCAAGAGCAATGTTGTTGTTACTCAAAGAAGGACAAGAGGTTATAAAAGAGGTTCTAGTTTGTAA
- the LOC11412855 gene encoding AAA-ATPase At3g50940, protein MSMRPPMVGRFSSSSFTNIGSASSWFEVYASFSTFMMLLRTAINDLIPLKLRNFIISKLTRFFTDYQPNNQVSLQIDQFWDGSTNHLYYAAKEYIPTKISNTYKSLKVGKISKHNNMVLAFDGKQVVEDEFDDIKLKWRLVENSNNGDGFDNPKKEYKEYKHRSKDYDENGFVLSFDEKHRDKVMEKYIPHVLSTYEAIKAGNKTLKIHSMQSGPWKQSDLTHPASFDSLAMDPDLKNSIIDDLDRFLRRKKLYKKVGKPWKRGYLLYGPPGTGKSSLIAAMAKYLKFDVYDLDLSSVFSNSELMRAMRETSNRSIIVFEDIDCNSEVLDRAKPDKFPDMDFLDGIKMGKNMPPRKFTLSGLLNYMDGLWSSCGEERILIFTTNHKDKVDPALLRPGRMDMHIHLSFLKAKAFRILAANYLDIEGNHHSLFEQIEELLEKVDVSPAVVAEYLLRSEDPDVALGALVKFLQDQEIVNEETSQEV, encoded by the exons ATGAGTATGAGACCCCCAATGGTTGGTCGTTTCTCTTCCTCCTCATTCACAAACATTGGTTCAGCATCATCATGGTTTGAGGTATATGCTTCATTCTCAACATTCATGATGCTTTTAAGAACTGCAATCAATGATCTCATACCCTTAAAACTTAGAAATTTCATCATCTCAAAGCTAACACGTTTCTTCACAGATTACCAACCAAATAACCAAGTTTCACTTCAAATTGATCAGTTTTGGGATGGAAGTACAAACCATCTTTACTATGCTGCCAAAGAGTATATCCCTACTAAAATATCCAACACTTACAAATCCCTTAAAGTTGGaaaaatatccaaacataacaaCATGGTTCTAGCTTTTGATGGAAAACAAGTGGTGGAGGATGAGTTTGATGATATCAAGCTTAAATGGAGGCTTGTTGAAAATTCCAACAATGGTGATGGTTTTGATAATCCAAAAAAGGAGTATAAGGAATATAAGCATAGGTCAAAAGACTATGATGAAAATGGGTTTGTGTTAAGTTTTGATGAGAAGCATAGAGATAAAGTAATGGAAAAGTATATTCCACATGTTTTAAGCACTTATGAAGCTATAAAAGCAGGAAATAAAACTCTTAAGATTCATTCAATGCAATCTGGACCATGGAAACAAAGTGATTTAACACATCCTGCTTCATTTGATTCACTTGCTATGGATCCTGATCTAAAAAATTCTATAATTGATGATTTAGATCGATTTTTGAGGAGGAAAAAGTTGTATAAAAAAGTTGGTAAGCCTTGGAAACGTGGTTACTTATTGTATGGTCCACCAGGAACAGGAAAATCTAGTCTTATTGCTGCTATGGCAaagtatttgaaatttgatgtgTATGATTTGGATCTTAGCTCAGTGTTTTCAAACTCAGAACTCATGAGAGCCATGAGAGAGACTTCTAACAGATCTATCATTGTTTTTGAAGACATTGATTGCAATTCAGAGGTGCTTGATCGAGCAAAACCAGACAAGTTTCCAGATATGGATTTTTTAGATGGGATTAAG ATGGGTAAGAACATGCCGCCTAGAAAGTTTACTTTGTCTGGTCTGCTTAACTATATGGATGGTTTGTGGTCAAGTTGTGGAGAGGAACGAATTTTGATATTTACGACGAACCATAAGGATAAAGTAGACCCGGCATTGTTGCGCCCTGGTCGTATGGACATGCATATTCACCTTTCCTTTCTTAAGGCCAAAGCATTCAGAATCTTAGCTGCAAATTATTTGGACATTGAAGGAAATCATCACTCACTCTTTGAACAAATTGAAGAGCTATTGGAAAAGGTTGATGTCTCACCTGCAGTAGTGGCAGAGTATCTATTGAGAAGTGAAGATCCTGATGTTGCTCTTGGAGCACTTGTTAAATTTCTTCAAGATCAAGAAATTGTGAATGAAGAGACTAGTCAGGAAGTTTAG
- the LOC120580616 gene encoding AAA-ATPase At3g50940: LSGLLNYMDGLWSSCGEERIIVFTTNHKDKVDPALLRPGRMDMHIHLSFLKAKAFRILASNYLEIEEHHQSLFEQIEELLEKVDVTPAVVAEHLLRSEDPDVVLEELIKFLQEIDISRVIMDEGYSQQQCSKNQTELRTSKTSRLWFNCFKSLESRQNRSRKVQITKPQKMSKT, encoded by the coding sequence CTATCGGGACTACTTAACTATATGGATGGTTTGTGGTCAAGTTGTGGCGAGGAACGAATTATTGTATTTACCACGAACCATAAGGACAAAGTAGACCCAGCATTGTTGCGCCCTGGTCGTATGGACATGCATATTCATTTATCCTTTCTTAAGGCCAAGGCATTCAGAATCTTAGCTTCAAATTATTTGGAGATTGAAGAACATCATCAGTCACTCTTTGAGCAAATTGAAGAGCTATTGGAAAAAGTAGATGTCACCCCTGCAGTAGTGGCAGAGCATCTGTTGAGAAGTGAGGATCCTGATGTTGTTCTCGAAGAACTTATAAAATTTCTTCAAGAAATTGACATTTCAAGAGTTATTATGGATGAAGGTTATAGTCAGCAACAAtgttctaaaaaccaaaccgaacTTCGAACCAGCAAGACCTCTAGATTATGGTTCAACTGTTTTAAATCGCTTGAATCCAGACAAAACCGCAGTCGAAAGGTTCAAATAACAAAACCGCAGAAAATGTCGAAAACCTAA